One genomic segment of Pelagerythrobacter marensis includes these proteins:
- the cobT gene encoding cobaltochelatase subunit CobT, whose amino-acid sequence MADQTPLDRFKQALTGTARALAREPEVEVAWSADAPTASGKNFRVPLPGRTLPPEQAREARGFADSFALRLRHHDSGLHARNAPPEPVARACYDMAEQVRYEALGANRFGGIRDNLDAAVELRTAADPIARAQNEGDVPLQTALGLILRERLTGAPVPERARAGVEMVREFIEARAEPDFEALALSLDDQKAFQSLALDMLRHLELVRPEENDGGEDEEGDDEDGGEQDEDESEGEDSGDSDPQSTQIAGEPSEGDADGESEGEAESSDEMSDGEAADEGEEGMLPVRPNRPWTDIPGDFEYSHFTDRFDEVIEAPELCDAEELDRLRSYLDSQLAGLQSVVTKLANRLQRRLMAQQNRSWDFDQEEGLLDAARLTRVVVSPGHALSYKVERDTEFKDTVVTLLIDNSGSMRGRPISIAAISADILARTLERCGVKTEILGFTTRAWKGGQSREAWLADGKPPQPGRLNDLRHIVYKKADEPWRRARRNLGLMMREGLLKENIDGEALMWAHQRLLGRPEDRRILMVISDGAPVDDSTLSVNSAGYLESHLRRVIDWIEKQSPVQLAAIGIGHDVTRYYKRSVTIMDVEQLGGTIIEQLADLFEVE is encoded by the coding sequence TTGGCCGACCAGACGCCCCTCGACCGCTTCAAGCAGGCGCTGACCGGAACGGCGCGCGCCCTGGCGCGCGAGCCGGAGGTCGAGGTCGCCTGGAGCGCGGATGCCCCCACGGCCAGCGGGAAGAACTTTCGCGTTCCGCTGCCGGGACGGACCCTGCCGCCCGAACAGGCGCGCGAGGCGCGCGGATTTGCCGACAGCTTTGCGCTCCGCCTGCGCCATCACGATAGCGGCCTCCACGCTCGCAACGCTCCGCCGGAGCCGGTGGCGCGTGCCTGTTACGACATGGCCGAGCAGGTCCGGTACGAGGCGCTGGGGGCCAATCGCTTCGGCGGGATTCGCGACAATCTGGATGCCGCGGTGGAATTGCGCACTGCCGCCGATCCGATCGCGCGGGCACAGAACGAGGGCGACGTGCCGCTGCAAACCGCGCTGGGCCTGATCCTGCGCGAGCGACTGACCGGCGCCCCGGTGCCCGAACGCGCGCGCGCCGGGGTGGAGATGGTCCGCGAATTCATCGAAGCGCGCGCCGAACCCGATTTCGAAGCGCTGGCGCTGTCGCTGGACGATCAGAAGGCGTTTCAGTCGCTTGCGCTCGACATGTTGCGCCACCTCGAACTTGTCCGCCCGGAAGAGAACGACGGCGGCGAGGATGAGGAAGGTGACGACGAGGACGGCGGCGAGCAGGACGAGGACGAGAGCGAAGGCGAAGACAGCGGCGATTCGGACCCGCAGTCGACCCAGATCGCCGGCGAGCCGAGCGAAGGCGACGCCGATGGCGAGAGCGAGGGCGAAGCCGAATCGAGCGACGAAATGTCCGACGGTGAGGCCGCGGACGAGGGGGAGGAGGGCATGTTGCCGGTCCGCCCCAACCGGCCCTGGACCGACATCCCCGGCGATTTCGAATACTCGCACTTCACCGACCGGTTCGATGAAGTGATCGAGGCGCCCGAGCTGTGCGATGCGGAGGAGCTGGACCGGCTGCGCAGCTATCTCGACAGCCAGCTCGCCGGGTTGCAGTCGGTCGTCACCAAGCTTGCCAATCGGCTGCAGCGGCGGCTGATGGCGCAGCAGAACCGCAGCTGGGACTTCGACCAGGAAGAGGGGCTGCTCGATGCCGCGCGGCTCACTCGCGTCGTCGTCAGTCCCGGCCATGCGCTGTCCTACAAGGTCGAACGCGATACCGAATTCAAGGACACGGTGGTCACCCTGCTGATCGACAATTCGGGCTCCATGCGCGGGCGGCCGATCAGTATTGCCGCGATCAGCGCCGACATCCTCGCGCGGACGCTGGAACGGTGCGGGGTCAAGACCGAGATTCTCGGCTTCACCACCCGCGCCTGGAAGGGCGGGCAGAGCCGCGAGGCATGGCTGGCCGACGGCAAGCCGCCGCAGCCGGGCCGCCTCAACGACTTGCGCCACATCGTTTACAAGAAGGCGGACGAGCCCTGGCGCCGCGCGCGCCGCAACCTCGGCCTGATGATGCGCGAAGGGCTGCTGAAGGAAAACATCGACGGCGAGGCGCTGATGTGGGCGCACCAGCGCCTGCTCGGCCGGCCGGAAGATCGCCGGATCCTGATGGTCATTTCCGACGGCGCGCCGGTCGACGATTCGACGCTGAGCGTGAACAGCGCCGGCTATCTGGAAAGCCACTTGCGCCGGGTGATCGACTGGATCGAGAAACAGTCTCCCGTGCAACTCGCCGCCATCGGCATCGGCCACGACGTGACCCGGTACTACAAGCGCTCGGTCACGATCATGGATGTCGAACAACTGGGTGGCACCATTATCGAGCAACTGGCGGACTTGTTCGAGGTGGAGTGA
- the fsa gene encoding fructose-6-phosphate aldolase, which produces MKFFADTADTAEIEELAATGLLDGVTTNPSLIAKSGRDFMEVTKEICGLVDGPVSAEVVALDHETMMKEAEVLRKIADNVCIKVPLTIDGLKTCKALTGEGTMVNVTLCFSANQALLAAKAGATFVSPFVGRHDDNGFDGMELIRDIRLIYDNYPFDTEILVASVRHATHVLESARIGADVATMPPAVIKGLVKHVLTDKGIEGFLADWAKTGQKIV; this is translated from the coding sequence ATGAAATTCTTCGCCGACACTGCCGACACCGCCGAGATAGAGGAACTGGCCGCGACCGGTCTGCTCGACGGTGTGACCACCAATCCTTCGCTGATCGCCAAGTCCGGGCGCGATTTCATGGAAGTGACGAAAGAAATCTGCGGCCTGGTCGACGGGCCGGTCAGCGCCGAGGTCGTCGCGCTCGATCACGAGACGATGATGAAAGAGGCGGAAGTCCTGCGCAAGATCGCGGACAACGTCTGTATCAAGGTGCCGCTGACGATCGACGGGCTGAAGACCTGCAAGGCGCTGACGGGCGAGGGCACGATGGTCAACGTCACGCTGTGCTTTTCCGCCAACCAGGCATTGCTGGCCGCCAAGGCGGGGGCGACGTTCGTGTCCCCCTTCGTCGGCAGGCACGACGACAACGGGTTCGACGGGATGGAGCTTATCCGCGATATCCGCCTGATTTACGACAATTACCCGTTCGACACCGAAATCCTCGTCGCTTCCGTCCGCCATGCCACCCACGTGCTGGAAAGCGCCCGGATCGGGGCCGACGTGGCGACAATGCCGCCGGCGGTGATCAAGGGGCTGGTCAAGCATGTCCTGACCGACAAGGGCATCGAAGGCTTCCTGGCCGACTGGGCGAAGACCGGACAAAAGATCGTATGA
- a CDS encoding primosomal protein N', translating into MNRVRLLVFNAALGALDYRVPEGMAVGPGSVVVAPLGPRQIVGIVWEEDRLPAESVADARLRPLAEALPVPPLRAELRRLIEWTADYYCAPLSAVARMVISSGGALRGPATMTEYRLSGGMPERMTPQRERAMERLEGEQATIRELADMAGVSEGVLRGLVNQGAMEPVTVDCDRPYPRARAGHAAVELNPEQAGVAARLVDAVNEAAFAPFLLDGVTGSGKTETYFEAVAAALDADQQVLVLLPEIALTQAFLRRFEDRFGAPPVVWHSSLKSTERRRAWRAIASGEAQVVVGARSALFLPYGRLGLIVVDEAHEVSFKQDDGVRYNARDVAVMRAHFEGLPVVLASATPALESLQMAESGIYERLELPSRFGAAELPAIDTVDLTEDPPERGRWLAPRLARELAERLDKGEQSLLFLNRRGYAPLTLCRNCGFRFECPNCTAWLVEHRFSRRLACHHCGHETTPPATCPECGEPDCLVACGPGVERIADEVAEILPGARVAVATSDTLNSPERAAEFVAQVEEGAIDVIVGTQLVTKGFHFPELTLVGVVDADLGLEGGDLRAAERTYQQVAQVAGRAGRGEKPGQVLIQTRHPDAPVIAALAAGDRDAFYAAETEARRHAGAPPFGRWAAIIVSSEDEAEAKEAARAIGGTRPDLGDIAIYGPAPAPLSLLRGRYRYRLLINARRSARLQDTLRTWLNALDFPRGVRVSIDIDPYSFV; encoded by the coding sequence ATGAACCGTGTCCGCCTCCTCGTCTTCAACGCCGCGCTCGGCGCGCTGGACTATCGCGTGCCCGAAGGCATGGCGGTGGGGCCGGGATCGGTCGTCGTCGCCCCGCTCGGCCCGCGCCAGATCGTCGGCATCGTGTGGGAAGAAGACCGGCTTCCCGCCGAATCGGTGGCCGACGCGCGCCTGCGGCCGCTGGCCGAAGCGCTGCCGGTGCCCCCGCTGCGCGCCGAGCTGCGCCGCCTGATCGAATGGACCGCCGACTATTACTGCGCCCCGCTTTCGGCAGTGGCGCGAATGGTCATCTCCAGCGGCGGCGCGCTGCGCGGCCCGGCGACGATGACCGAATACCGGCTGAGCGGCGGAATGCCCGAACGCATGACGCCCCAGCGCGAACGGGCGATGGAACGGCTGGAAGGCGAACAGGCGACGATCCGCGAACTGGCCGACATGGCCGGCGTGTCCGAAGGGGTCCTGCGCGGGCTGGTCAATCAGGGCGCGATGGAGCCTGTCACGGTCGATTGCGACCGCCCCTACCCCCGCGCCCGGGCGGGCCACGCGGCGGTGGAGCTCAACCCCGAACAGGCCGGGGTTGCGGCCCGGCTGGTGGACGCGGTGAACGAAGCGGCCTTCGCACCTTTCCTGCTCGACGGCGTGACCGGATCGGGCAAGACCGAAACCTATTTCGAAGCGGTCGCCGCCGCGCTCGATGCGGACCAGCAAGTCCTCGTCCTCCTGCCCGAAATCGCCCTGACCCAGGCGTTCCTGCGCCGGTTCGAGGATCGCTTCGGCGCGCCGCCGGTCGTCTGGCATTCCTCGCTCAAATCGACCGAGCGCCGCCGCGCCTGGCGCGCAATCGCCAGTGGGGAGGCGCAAGTCGTGGTCGGCGCGCGCTCCGCCCTGTTCCTGCCCTATGGCCGGCTGGGCCTGATCGTGGTCGACGAAGCGCACGAGGTCAGCTTCAAGCAGGACGACGGCGTGCGCTACAACGCGCGCGACGTGGCGGTGATGCGCGCGCATTTCGAAGGGCTGCCCGTCGTCCTCGCCAGCGCGACCCCCGCGCTCGAAAGCCTGCAGATGGCCGAAAGCGGGATCTACGAACGGCTCGAACTGCCCAGCCGCTTCGGCGCGGCGGAACTGCCGGCGATCGACACCGTGGATCTGACCGAGGACCCGCCCGAACGCGGCCGCTGGCTGGCCCCGCGGCTGGCGCGGGAACTGGCCGAGCGGCTGGACAAGGGGGAACAGTCGCTGCTGTTCCTCAACCGGCGCGGCTATGCCCCGCTGACGCTGTGCCGCAATTGCGGTTTTCGCTTCGAATGTCCCAATTGCACCGCCTGGCTGGTCGAGCACCGCTTCTCCCGCCGGCTCGCCTGCCACCACTGCGGGCACGAGACCACACCGCCCGCGACATGCCCCGAATGCGGGGAGCCCGATTGTCTGGTCGCCTGCGGGCCGGGGGTGGAGCGGATCGCCGACGAAGTGGCCGAAATCCTGCCCGGCGCGCGCGTGGCGGTCGCGACCAGCGACACGCTCAATTCGCCCGAACGCGCGGCAGAGTTCGTCGCGCAGGTCGAGGAAGGGGCGATCGACGTGATCGTCGGCACCCAGCTGGTGACCAAGGGCTTCCATTTCCCCGAGCTGACGCTGGTCGGCGTGGTCGATGCCGATCTGGGGCTCGAGGGCGGCGATCTGCGCGCGGCGGAGCGGACCTACCAGCAGGTCGCACAGGTCGCCGGGCGCGCGGGGCGCGGGGAGAAGCCGGGCCAGGTCCTGATCCAGACCCGCCATCCCGATGCACCCGTGATCGCCGCGCTGGCCGCCGGCGACCGCGATGCCTTCTACGCCGCGGAGACGGAGGCACGGCGCCACGCCGGCGCCCCGCCCTTCGGCCGCTGGGCCGCGATCATCGTGTCGAGCGAGGACGAGGCGGAAGCGAAAGAGGCCGCCCGCGCGATCGGCGGCACGCGACCCGACCTGGGCGACATAGCGATCTACGGCCCAGCGCCCGCCCCGCTGTCGCTGCTGCGCGGCCGCTACCGCTATCGCCTGCTGATCAACGCCCGCCGCAGCGCCCGCCTGCAGGACACCCTCCGCACCTGGCTCAACGCCCTCGACTTCCCCCGCGGCGTACGCGTATCGATCGACATCGATCCCTACAGTTTCGTTTAG
- a CDS encoding glutathione S-transferase family protein yields MLIVHHLRISQSERVVWLCEELGLDYTLRLYSRREDNNLAPEEYKALHPMGIAPVITDGDLALGESGAICEYLDRKYGGARLSPGPDHPDFADHLFWFHFANATFMTNGMMALVTGRMGEVPEFVTGRTAKAWAMAEARLGEAEFFGGSQLTTADIMMGFSLTTARMFGGTSLDAFPNIAAYLQRIGRRDAYRRAMEKCEPGMAPKLD; encoded by the coding sequence ATGCTGATCGTTCATCATCTTCGTATCTCGCAGTCGGAACGGGTCGTGTGGCTGTGCGAGGAGTTGGGGCTGGATTATACGCTGCGCCTCTATTCGCGGCGGGAAGACAACAATCTCGCGCCAGAAGAGTACAAGGCGCTGCACCCGATGGGGATCGCCCCGGTGATTACCGATGGCGATCTGGCGCTGGGAGAAAGCGGGGCGATCTGCGAATATCTCGATCGCAAGTACGGCGGGGCCAGGCTGTCGCCGGGCCCGGATCATCCCGATTTTGCGGACCACCTGTTCTGGTTCCACTTCGCCAATGCCACGTTCATGACCAACGGCATGATGGCGCTCGTCACCGGGCGCATGGGCGAAGTGCCCGAGTTCGTGACCGGCCGGACGGCGAAGGCCTGGGCCATGGCGGAGGCGCGGCTGGGAGAGGCGGAGTTCTTCGGCGGGTCGCAGCTGACCACGGCCGACATCATGATGGGTTTCAGCCTTACCACTGCCCGCATGTTCGGCGGGACGAGCCTGGACGCCTTCCCCAATATCGCCGCCTATCTCCAGCGCATCGGCCGGCGCGATGCCTATCGCCGCGCGATGGAGAAATGCGAGCCGGGGATGGCGCCCAAGCTGGACTAG
- a CDS encoding isocitrate lyase/PEP mutase family protein, translating into MSKIDELRGLHVPGDPLVLFNIWDAGSARVVAKAGAAAIATGSYGVAESLGYRDGQTVPLDLVLANLARIVSVTDLPVSVDMEAGYGDTPEQVASSVARARDAGAAGINMEDRGPGQDALVPMAEQAERVAAAASSGIFVNARCDVFRGRDVASEGKALVAATLDRARAYADAGAGGLFVPFLADAGCIAAICEASPLPVNILWSPACGDRAALATLGVARISHGHQPWEAAMTLLEREAQTVLAGGTPGYAA; encoded by the coding sequence ATGAGCAAGATTGACGAATTGCGCGGCCTGCATGTTCCCGGCGATCCGCTGGTGCTGTTCAACATCTGGGATGCCGGTTCCGCCCGCGTGGTGGCGAAGGCCGGAGCGGCGGCGATCGCGACGGGCAGTTACGGCGTGGCCGAATCGCTCGGCTATCGCGACGGACAGACCGTCCCGCTCGACCTTGTCCTCGCCAATCTCGCGCGGATCGTGTCGGTCACCGATTTGCCCGTGTCGGTCGACATGGAAGCCGGTTATGGCGACACGCCGGAACAGGTGGCCTCTTCTGTCGCCCGCGCGCGCGATGCCGGTGCCGCCGGGATCAACATGGAAGATCGCGGGCCGGGGCAGGATGCGCTCGTTCCCATGGCGGAGCAGGCCGAGCGCGTGGCCGCCGCCGCATCCAGCGGCATCTTCGTCAATGCCCGCTGCGACGTGTTCCGGGGCCGGGACGTGGCCAGCGAAGGCAAGGCGCTGGTCGCCGCGACGCTCGACCGTGCGCGCGCTTACGCCGATGCCGGCGCGGGCGGCCTGTTCGTGCCCTTCCTCGCCGATGCCGGCTGCATTGCCGCAATCTGCGAGGCATCGCCGCTCCCGGTTAATATCCTGTGGTCGCCGGCCTGCGGCGACCGGGCCGCGCTGGCCACACTCGGCGTCGCGCGGATCAGCCATGGGCACCAGCCCTGGGAAGCCGCGATGACCCTGCTGGAGCGCGAGGCACAGACCGTCCTCGCCGGCGGAACGCCGGGCTACGCGGCCTAG
- a CDS encoding bifunctional transcriptional activator/DNA repair enzyme AdaA — translation MLNDDHAWAAVKRRDKSFDGRFVTGVLSTGIYCRPSCAARHPRRENVRFFASGADARRAGLRACKRCLPDDVARDEAAVVAAIDEIRQAAGDAEGTPSLDTLAQLTGYSPSHFQRVFKRAIGLSPAAYARALREERARDALSDGASVTGAIYDAGFSAPSRFYDSTKGKLGMAPSAWANGGAGVAIRWAVVETTMGPMLVAATDKGVCRLSFGEGEDDLRRRFPQADLIAGDAAFAGLLADVVATVESPGDFAHIPLDVKGTAFQEACWKALREIPPGETRTYSDIAAAAGNPKAVRAAGSANARNNVAILIPCHRVIRSDGDLGGYAYGQDIKRELLKREGAKT, via the coding sequence ATGCTGAACGACGATCATGCCTGGGCCGCAGTCAAACGGCGCGACAAGAGCTTCGACGGGCGCTTCGTGACCGGCGTGTTGTCGACCGGAATCTATTGCCGCCCGTCCTGCGCCGCCCGTCATCCGCGGCGGGAAAACGTCCGCTTCTTCGCGAGCGGAGCCGATGCGCGGCGGGCCGGGCTGCGCGCCTGCAAGCGTTGCCTGCCCGACGATGTTGCGCGTGATGAAGCTGCCGTGGTCGCCGCGATCGACGAAATCCGACAGGCCGCCGGCGATGCCGAAGGCACGCCATCGCTGGATACCCTGGCGCAGCTCACCGGCTATTCGCCCAGTCATTTCCAGCGCGTGTTCAAGCGCGCGATCGGCCTGTCGCCGGCTGCCTATGCCCGCGCTCTGCGGGAAGAGCGTGCCCGCGATGCCCTGAGCGATGGGGCAAGCGTGACCGGCGCGATTTACGATGCGGGCTTTTCCGCGCCGTCGCGCTTCTACGATTCCACAAAGGGGAAATTGGGCATGGCACCGAGTGCATGGGCGAACGGCGGGGCAGGTGTGGCGATACGCTGGGCCGTGGTCGAAACCACGATGGGGCCGATGCTTGTCGCCGCGACCGACAAGGGCGTGTGCCGTCTGTCGTTCGGCGAAGGTGAGGACGATCTGCGCCGGCGCTTTCCCCAGGCCGATCTGATCGCAGGCGACGCCGCCTTTGCCGGATTGCTCGCCGACGTGGTGGCCACGGTCGAATCGCCCGGCGATTTCGCTCACATCCCGCTGGATGTGAAAGGCACGGCGTTTCAGGAAGCGTGCTGGAAGGCGCTGCGCGAAATACCGCCCGGCGAAACCCGCACATATTCCGACATCGCCGCCGCGGCCGGCAATCCCAAGGCGGTGCGGGCCGCAGGCAGCGCCAATGCGCGCAACAATGTCGCCATCCTGATTCCCTGCCACCGCGTGATCCGGTCCGACGGCGATCTGGGCGGTTATGCCTATGGGCAGGATATCAAGCGGGAACTGCTCAAACGCGAAGGAGCGAAGACATGA
- a CDS encoding DUF1203 domain-containing protein → MTYRIRGLDPAQFADRFAMDGDALAATLSQRLTAPDEGYYPCRVSLKDAAPGEDVLLTNFTNHDPATPYRNAFAIYVRKNADEPAEFVDSLPPVLRGRPIALRGYSADGCLHRAALALADDVDPAIRALLDDPQIAYIDAHNAAYGCFAARVERYEGV, encoded by the coding sequence ATGACTTATCGCATTCGCGGGCTCGACCCCGCACAATTCGCGGATCGTTTCGCAATGGACGGGGACGCGCTGGCCGCAACGCTTTCGCAGCGGCTGACGGCGCCGGACGAAGGCTACTACCCCTGCCGGGTGAGCCTGAAGGACGCGGCACCGGGGGAGGACGTGTTGCTAACCAATTTCACCAATCACGATCCGGCCACCCCCTATCGCAATGCCTTTGCCATTTACGTGCGCAAGAATGCGGATGAACCGGCCGAGTTCGTAGACAGCCTACCCCCGGTCCTGCGCGGCCGCCCGATCGCGCTGCGCGGCTATAGCGCGGACGGGTGCCTGCACCGGGCCGCACTCGCGCTGGCGGACGATGTCGATCCTGCGATACGCGCTTTGCTCGACGACCCGCAAATCGCGTATATCGACGCCCACAACGCCGCCTATGGCTGTTTTGCGGCGCGCGTCGAGCGCTATGAAGGGGTGTGA
- a CDS encoding S1 family peptidase, translating to MTRLFTLAAALLALILPAAAQADPADIDAAARGVVRVVIMGTDGDEVFPVSHGTGFAVGPRRIVTNAHVVREALQDDTLRIGIVPSEGGEAADYARPVAVSPGNDLALVEITGELRLPPLTIAAGAVRDGEVSAVGYPMNVDRAQGLDMGDIFRSQPPVKSRGFLSGQRPSRLFDTILHTAPIARGNSGGPLLDGCGRVIGVNSFGTDSGGSDGEFYFAVSTRELLPFLRANDVEARIADLPCRSLEDLNEAERARIERQQDEARQQLAARAQETRERRARAEDSARESVQTDRENAMALAFVLALAAFGAAAVAWQARQAGEGGERRMMIAGTIAAVAAIVALALWFTRPGLDEVERRVAAAMGEVDESPDAPGAEATGDGMLTCTLDLTRSRVVGAPDRELEFSWREDGCVNGRTQYGFSGGSWSRVFVPNQEQAVSVNLFDPATGTFRTDRYLLGRTDMAAARQARGKYSPPKCNAEGAASTLGDLQSGVTALLPSAPNERLVYSCEAKQ from the coding sequence ATGACGCGCCTGTTCACCCTTGCCGCCGCGCTGCTGGCGCTGATCCTTCCCGCGGCGGCGCAGGCCGATCCCGCCGATATCGACGCCGCCGCGCGCGGCGTGGTTCGCGTGGTGATCATGGGGACCGACGGGGACGAAGTCTTCCCCGTCAGCCACGGCACCGGGTTTGCGGTGGGGCCGCGCAGAATCGTCACCAATGCCCACGTCGTGCGCGAAGCCTTGCAGGACGATACCCTGCGGATCGGCATCGTGCCCAGCGAAGGGGGCGAGGCCGCCGATTATGCCCGCCCGGTCGCGGTCAGCCCGGGCAATGACCTTGCGCTGGTCGAAATCACCGGCGAGCTGCGCCTGCCCCCGCTGACGATTGCCGCCGGCGCCGTGCGCGATGGAGAGGTTTCGGCAGTCGGTTACCCGATGAACGTCGACCGGGCGCAGGGCCTGGACATGGGCGATATCTTCCGCTCGCAGCCGCCGGTCAAAAGCCGCGGCTTCCTGTCCGGCCAGCGCCCCAGCCGGCTGTTCGACACGATCCTGCACACCGCCCCGATCGCGCGCGGCAACTCAGGCGGGCCGCTGCTGGACGGGTGCGGCCGGGTGATCGGGGTGAACAGCTTCGGCACCGATTCGGGCGGATCGGACGGTGAATTCTACTTCGCGGTTTCGACCCGCGAACTCCTTCCATTCCTGCGCGCGAACGATGTCGAGGCGCGGATCGCCGATCTGCCCTGCCGCAGCCTGGAAGATCTGAACGAAGCCGAACGTGCGCGGATCGAACGCCAGCAGGACGAAGCGCGCCAGCAACTCGCCGCCCGCGCGCAGGAAACCCGCGAGCGTCGCGCCCGCGCAGAGGATAGCGCACGCGAATCGGTCCAGACCGACCGCGAAAATGCGATGGCGCTCGCGTTCGTCCTGGCGCTGGCCGCATTCGGGGCCGCCGCGGTGGCCTGGCAGGCCCGACAGGCCGGCGAAGGGGGCGAACGCCGGATGATGATCGCGGGCACGATCGCGGCCGTCGCCGCAATCGTCGCGCTCGCGCTATGGTTTACCCGGCCCGGCCTCGACGAAGTGGAGCGGCGGGTCGCGGCGGCGATGGGCGAAGTGGACGAATCGCCCGATGCCCCCGGTGCCGAGGCGACTGGCGACGGAATGCTGACCTGCACGCTCGACCTGACGCGCAGCCGTGTGGTCGGCGCGCCCGACCGCGAACTGGAATTTTCGTGGCGCGAGGACGGCTGCGTCAACGGGCGCACGCAATATGGCTTTTCGGGCGGCAGCTGGTCGCGGGTGTTCGTCCCGAACCAGGAACAGGCGGTGTCGGTGAACCTGTTCGATCCGGCGACGGGCACGTTCCGCACCGACCGCTATCTGCTCGGTCGCACCGACATGGCTGCGGCGCGGCAGGCACGCGGCAAGTACTCGCCGCCGAAATGCAACGCGGAAGGGGCCGCGTCCACGCTGGGCGATCTGCAATCGGGGGTCACCGCCCTGCTCCCCTCCGCACCC